From a region of the bacterium genome:
- a CDS encoding heavy metal translocating P-type ATPase, which yields MGNTSLAARIDRTTRRRDPHDKGLFARLVPGAQPILCALLLVAGRLLEQVAPTAAVASYGLAYLAGGTGSAVVAWGALRQGRVDINFLMLLAALGAAYLGAWTEGAILLVLFSSSNALEFYIMGRTRRAIRSLMSLRPLEALVRRDGREVSVPADTLRVGDLVIVRPAERLPADGVVTHGRSSLDQSPITGESIPVDVTVGSSVFAGTINQRGSLDIRVTKNPEDTTLARIIALVEQAQTAQVPAQRLIDRFGQVYAVGVILASGATYAVLAGLGVPGSAAFYKAITLLVVASPCAVVISTPATVLSAIANAARRGVLFKGGAYLERLASVDTVVFDKTGTLTQGHPTVVDVVAFDGDAGAVLEAAAALEQRSEHALADAVVDACRARGVTPAAPETFEAVTGRGVRGMVGGVFVRVGNEAFLAEEGIPLSDEPRAVLGRLREEGKTPILVADSRPRGIVALADTVRPEAAAAVQALRALGITRMIVLSGDHTQTVQAVARQLGLNDARGDLLPEQKVEAIKAVAREGGVAMIGDGVNDAPALAEADVGIAMGAAGTDAAMETADVVLMGGLSRLPYAIGLSRQTRRVIAQNLTFAFAVIAALITTVFVTGLRLAFGVVGHEGSTVVVVLNGLRLFGYHLNRSDRSERQHPASGAGIGRG from the coding sequence TTGGGAAATACATCACTCGCGGCGCGGATAGACCGCACCACACGCCGCCGCGACCCGCACGACAAAGGGCTGTTCGCCCGGCTGGTGCCCGGCGCACAACCGATCCTGTGCGCGCTTTTGCTGGTTGCCGGGCGCCTCCTGGAGCAGGTTGCGCCTACCGCCGCGGTCGCGTCGTATGGCCTCGCCTACCTCGCCGGCGGGACCGGCAGCGCCGTTGTGGCGTGGGGGGCCTTGCGGCAGGGTCGCGTCGACATCAACTTCCTCATGCTGCTGGCGGCACTCGGTGCTGCCTACCTAGGCGCGTGGACGGAAGGTGCAATCCTGCTGGTCCTCTTCTCGTCCAGTAACGCCCTGGAGTTCTACATCATGGGGCGCACGCGCCGAGCCATCCGATCGCTCATGTCTCTGCGCCCGCTCGAAGCGCTCGTCCGGCGGGACGGCCGGGAAGTCTCCGTCCCCGCCGATACCCTCCGGGTCGGCGACCTCGTGATCGTGCGGCCGGCGGAACGGCTTCCCGCCGACGGGGTCGTCACGCACGGAAGGTCGAGCCTGGACCAATCGCCGATCACGGGGGAATCCATTCCCGTGGACGTCACGGTCGGGTCGTCGGTGTTCGCGGGTACGATCAACCAGCGCGGCAGCTTGGACATTCGGGTGACCAAGAATCCGGAGGACACGACGCTCGCGCGCATTATCGCATTAGTCGAGCAGGCCCAGACTGCGCAGGTCCCAGCCCAACGACTCATTGACCGGTTCGGCCAGGTGTACGCGGTGGGGGTGATCTTGGCCTCTGGGGCGACCTACGCCGTGCTGGCGGGCCTTGGCGTTCCGGGCTCCGCCGCGTTCTACAAGGCCATCACCTTGCTGGTCGTGGCGTCGCCGTGCGCGGTCGTGATTTCAACACCGGCCACGGTGCTTTCGGCGATCGCGAACGCGGCTCGGCGGGGTGTCCTCTTTAAGGGGGGGGCCTATCTCGAGAGGTTGGCCAGCGTCGATACCGTCGTGTTCGACAAGACTGGCACGCTGACCCAAGGCCATCCTACCGTCGTCGATGTGGTGGCATTCGATGGCGACGCGGGAGCGGTCCTCGAGGCTGCTGCCGCGCTCGAGCAGCGCTCCGAACACGCGCTCGCCGACGCGGTGGTCGACGCGTGCCGAGCCCGGGGAGTCACCCCGGCGGCGCCGGAGACCTTCGAAGCCGTGACAGGTCGCGGTGTTCGTGGGATGGTCGGCGGCGTGTTCGTGCGGGTGGGAAACGAGGCGTTCCTGGCGGAAGAGGGCATCCCCTTGTCCGACGAACCCCGGGCTGTGTTGGGCCGCCTGCGCGAGGAGGGAAAGACACCGATCTTGGTCGCTGATTCTCGGCCGCGTGGCATCGTCGCCCTCGCCGACACGGTCCGGCCGGAGGCCGCCGCAGCAGTCCAAGCCCTCAGGGCGCTGGGGATCACACGGATGATCGTGCTGTCGGGCGATCACACGCAGACCGTTCAGGCCGTGGCTCGCCAGTTGGGCTTGAATGATGCCCGAGGAGATCTCCTGCCGGAGCAAAAAGTCGAGGCGATCAAGGCGGTGGCCCGGGAAGGCGGCGTCGCGATGATCGGGGATGGCGTGAACGATGCGCCGGCGCTCGCTGAGGCCGACGTCGGGATCGCGATGGGCGCGGCCGGCACCGACGCGGCGATGGAGACCGCCGATGTCGTGTTGATGGGGGGACTCAGCCGGCTGCCGTATGCGATCGGGCTCAGCCGCCAGACGCGCCGTGTGATCGCACAAAACCTCACGTTTGCGTTCGCTGTCATCGCAGCGCTCATCACAACCGTTTTCGTTACGGGGCTCCGGCTTGCGTTCGGCGTCGTCGGTCACGAGGGCAGCACCGTCGTGGTGGTTTTGAACGGATTGCGCCTGTTCGGGTACCATCTCAATAGATCCGATCGGTCTGAGCGCCAACATCCCGCCAGCGGCGCCGGTATCGGACGGGGATGA
- a CDS encoding exopolysaccharide biosynthesis protein: METLKEDREVTIGDIVDHIASRGFGFLLVILALPTLIPILPPGSATLIGLVYVLLALQMLWGAQRPWLPRRIRAYRLSRQVIVKFRQIGVKTFERIERVSRARATFLPDLIMARVIAVAVLLHGFVLLSPMPFLHTLPAIAVMILGVGLLNHDGLLMATGLMLSVGVLTIVVSSAGVLYSTRTMPVLLTAALLMTFPGGIVPGQVTIPGSIPPGEVKSQVDVDASADQVWAVLTDFSSYPIWNPFIYPLKGELRSGSQLEVTIHPAGTQTITYQATVIAVNRARELTWSGQIFSGGVFETTYSFTIEPLESGRARLVSHESHKGFAVVLAWRLMKEVQAGLATMIRAVRTRAELQRLVHY, from the coding sequence ATGGAAACGCTGAAGGAGGATCGCGAGGTCACGATAGGTGACATCGTAGATCACATCGCAAGTCGCGGGTTCGGTTTCTTGCTGGTCATCCTCGCTCTGCCAACGCTGATTCCAATTCTTCCTCCCGGGTCGGCAACGCTGATCGGGCTCGTGTATGTGCTGCTTGCGCTTCAGATGCTGTGGGGTGCTCAGCGCCCGTGGCTGCCGAGACGTATCCGCGCCTACCGATTGTCCAGGCAGGTGATCGTCAAGTTCCGGCAGATCGGGGTAAAAACGTTCGAACGGATCGAGCGCGTGTCTCGTGCCCGTGCCACGTTTCTGCCGGATCTCATCATGGCTCGTGTGATTGCCGTGGCGGTATTGCTGCACGGATTCGTCCTGCTCAGCCCCATGCCATTTCTCCATACCCTTCCTGCGATTGCTGTGATGATTCTAGGGGTCGGACTGCTTAACCATGACGGACTGCTCATGGCGACCGGTCTCATGCTCTCCGTGGGAGTCTTGACGATCGTCGTCTCGAGTGCTGGGGTGCTGTACTCAACGCGTACGATGCCCGTGCTGCTCACCGCGGCGCTCCTCATGACGTTCCCCGGCGGCATCGTCCCGGGACAGGTGACGATCCCCGGGAGCATCCCTCCGGGAGAGGTCAAGTCCCAGGTCGATGTGGACGCATCTGCGGACCAAGTGTGGGCCGTGTTGACCGATTTCTCTTCGTATCCGATCTGGAACCCGTTCATCTACCCTCTGAAAGGGGAACTTCGAAGCGGCAGTCAGTTGGAGGTCACTATTCATCCCGCCGGCACGCAGACCATCACCTATCAGGCTACGGTGATCGCGGTCAACCGCGCCCGTGAGTTGACCTGGTCTGGACAGATCTTCTCAGGGGGGGTGTTCGAGACCACCTACAGCTTCACCATCGAACCGCTGGAATCCGGGAGGGCGCGCTTGGTCTCACACGAGTCCCACAAAGGCTTTGCCGTCGTCCTTGCATGGAGACTCATGAAGGAGGTCCAGGCGGGGCTTGCCACCATGATTCGGGCCGTCAGGACGCGTGCGGAGCTGCAGCGCCTGGTGCATTATTAG
- a CDS encoding carboxymuconolactone decarboxylase family protein, with protein MGDRKLLERGWAIRKAVARQRGLEVFQALDPEYAEFVVEHAYGATYGDPTLDLRTRSLLTCALLTAAGRARLLNRHLLGGLNIGISPAELVAVFKQTALCVGMPAANDAFKLLKEILDEQKPVG; from the coding sequence ATGGGCGACAGGAAACTGCTGGAGCGCGGGTGGGCGATCCGCAAGGCTGTGGCCCGACAGCGGGGACTCGAGGTCTTTCAAGCCCTCGACCCGGAATACGCGGAGTTTGTCGTCGAGCACGCGTACGGCGCCACGTACGGCGACCCGACCCTCGACCTGCGCACGCGGAGCCTGCTGACGTGTGCGCTGCTGACCGCCGCCGGGAGGGCCCGCCTGTTGAACCGTCATCTCCTCGGCGGCCTCAACATCGGCATCAGCCCCGCGGAGCTGGTCGCCGTCTTCAAACAGACGGCGCTGTGCGTGGGGATGCCCGCCGCGAACGACGCCTTCAAGCTCCTCAAGGAGATCCTGGACGAACAGAAACCGGTCGGCTAG